One genomic region from Halobacteriovorax vibrionivorans encodes:
- a CDS encoding toxin has protein sequence MYTDKLFNWNDTKNLKLQNERGLSFEDVLDSIENDKFYGVFSNPSGNFKNQKVLLVVINNYPCIVPFVETETEIFLKTIIPDRRFKKFIDGERDE, from the coding sequence ATGTACACAGATAAGCTGTTCAATTGGAACGATACAAAGAATTTGAAGTTACAAAATGAGCGTGGTCTTTCGTTTGAAGATGTTTTGGATTCTATAGAAAATGATAAGTTCTATGGGGTATTTAGTAATCCAAGTGGAAACTTCAAAAATCAAAAAGTTCTTCTCGTTGTAATTAATAATTATCCATGTATCGTACCCTTTGTTGAAACAGAAACTGAAATATTTCTTAAGACGATAATTCCAGATAGACGTTTTAAAAAGTTTATTGATGGAGAGAGAGATGAATAA
- a CDS encoding CopG family antitoxin, with amino-acid sequence MNKKLSKKEKTIADNFAAGDFKKASDHRDFKEIAKKTKAARINLRLEQEVLNYFQKEADRQGIPYQTLINSTLYKVAKGELVDNEIVNFGKELKEIKKEILKINRKKRA; translated from the coding sequence ATGAATAAAAAATTATCTAAAAAAGAAAAAACCATTGCAGACAATTTTGCAGCAGGTGATTTTAAGAAGGCTTCAGATCATAGAGACTTTAAAGAAATTGCAAAGAAAACAAAAGCTGCTCGGATTAACTTAAGATTAGAGCAAGAAGTTCTAAACTACTTTCAAAAAGAAGCAGACCGTCAAGGTATTCCTTATCAAACGCTCATAAACAGTACTCTTTATAAAGTAGCAAAGGGAGAGCTCGTTGATAACGAAATAGTAAATTTTGGTAAAGAGCTTAAAGAAATTAAAAAGGAAATATTAAAAATTAATCGTAAAAAAAGAGCCTAA